Proteins encoded by one window of Verrucomicrobiota bacterium:
- a CDS encoding SOS response-associated peptidase: protein MCGRFVITLDASELEMLTGSSPRSEAKCVYNQCPGSSVLVMCSDRSWELLPWGFEVKMRNGSSRTIINARSETAGENPLFRRGFRSNRCVVPATGFFEWRRVGNRSQPYYFKPQSDIGLLFGGLVLERRDGRECLVVLTKSADGWMGEIHDRSPVVVRPEFLNEWLSSGNAEEELVQRTCMEEERDFLTRHPVSSRVNSVSENDSDLLLPVEHPAMPRQQELF from the coding sequence GTGTGTGGACGGTTTGTAATCACCCTTGATGCCAGCGAGCTTGAGATGCTGACCGGTTCGTCCCCGCGGTCTGAGGCTAAGTGCGTTTACAATCAATGCCCAGGATCCAGCGTTCTGGTAATGTGTTCCGACAGGAGTTGGGAATTACTCCCTTGGGGGTTTGAGGTAAAAATGAGGAATGGCAGCTCGCGGACGATCATCAACGCCAGATCTGAAACGGCAGGGGAGAATCCCCTCTTCCGCAGAGGGTTTCGGTCGAATCGTTGCGTCGTACCGGCCACCGGTTTCTTTGAATGGAGGAGGGTTGGGAATAGGTCCCAGCCCTATTATTTCAAACCTCAGTCGGACATAGGGCTGCTTTTTGGCGGATTAGTTTTGGAAAGGCGGGATGGGAGGGAATGCTTAGTCGTTCTGACCAAATCGGCTGACGGTTGGATGGGGGAGATTCACGACCGAAGTCCAGTGGTAGTGAGACCCGAGTTCTTAAACGAGTGGCTTTCGAGCGGGAACGCTGAAGAGGAATTGGTCCAGCGCACCTGTATGGAAGAGGAAAGAGATTTCTTAACCAGACATCCGGTTTCGTCTAGGGTCAATAGCGTCAGTGAAAACGATTCCGACCTTCTGCTTCCTGTGGAGCATCCGGCTATGCCCAGACAGCAGGAGTTGTTTTGA
- a CDS encoding SpoIIE family protein phosphatase, protein MGISHALLFDALLSRSTDRIYFKDRESRFVVVSDSMADNFGTTSVDELIGKTDFDFFSHEHASQAFEDEQEVIRTGKPIYREAEKETWPNGTITWVSTIKAPIQVEGDETIGILGISRDITREKLAHDALERHDRLLKEQNDIMRADLENAQMVQSVLIPGKKRKCSFLEIAVAYEPSHGVSGDVVTFPRPDEEELRFFLGDVCGHGVSAGIYTILVKYLADRLSRQDHDQVDAVLSSMNDSLHDVLLNRFVTAMNGVFHREEGGQVRFTISHGAHPAFFLQQAKGDSRIVKLDPAPGLGLLPSVDFRSHEFILEQGDRVIFFTDGLVEALNENGEEFGIDRLSETAGRSRSELLAHVPRRIIKEIENFAGKTPQIDDQTCVAFQVV, encoded by the coding sequence ATGGGTATTTCACATGCGCTCCTCTTTGACGCTCTACTCTCTAGATCGACTGACAGGATCTACTTCAAAGACCGAGAGAGCCGGTTTGTCGTCGTTAGCGACAGTATGGCCGACAATTTCGGAACGACATCCGTGGATGAACTCATAGGGAAGACGGACTTTGACTTTTTTAGCCATGAACATGCTTCTCAAGCGTTCGAGGATGAGCAAGAGGTGATCCGCACTGGAAAACCGATTTACCGCGAAGCCGAGAAAGAGACTTGGCCAAATGGGACGATAACTTGGGTTTCAACGATCAAGGCGCCTATTCAGGTAGAGGGTGATGAAACGATTGGCATACTTGGAATCTCTAGAGACATTACCCGGGAAAAGTTAGCCCACGACGCTCTTGAACGACACGATCGTCTTCTGAAAGAGCAAAACGACATCATGCGGGCCGATCTTGAAAACGCTCAAATGGTTCAAAGTGTTCTCATTCCGGGAAAAAAGAGAAAGTGTTCATTTCTCGAAATCGCTGTAGCCTATGAACCCTCTCATGGAGTCAGCGGAGATGTTGTCACTTTTCCGCGGCCAGACGAGGAAGAACTACGCTTTTTCCTTGGTGACGTGTGCGGGCATGGTGTCTCGGCTGGAATCTACACGATTCTCGTTAAGTATCTCGCAGACCGCCTCTCTCGTCAGGACCACGACCAAGTGGATGCCGTTCTTTCGTCGATGAACGACTCTCTCCACGATGTGCTGCTAAACCGTTTCGTCACCGCCATGAATGGAGTTTTCCACAGAGAGGAAGGTGGGCAGGTTCGCTTTACGATTAGTCATGGAGCTCATCCCGCATTCTTTTTACAACAGGCAAAAGGAGACAGCCGTATTGTGAAGCTGGATCCCGCTCCAGGACTGGGACTCCTACCGTCGGTTGATTTTCGTTCGCACGAGTTCATTTTAGAGCAAGGCGATAGGGTGATCTTCTTTACAGACGGCTTGGTCGAAGCCCTGAACGAAAACGGCGAAGAGTTCGGTATTGATCGACTTTCCGAAACAGCAGGCCGTAGTCGCTCCGAGTTACTTGCACACGTTCCTCGTAGGATCATTAAGGAGATAGAAAATTTCGCGGGGAAAACGCCGCAGATTGATGACCAAACCTGCGTTGCGTTTCAAGTGGTTTAA
- a CDS encoding alpha/beta hydrolase — protein MPVFSTNPQPELSVFRPNSKRDRRCAVISFAGGGYGTRAEHEGEGYARHFADEGFHAFVCHYRVNRGEDEVLHPGPLEDGLWAIRWVREQGESIGFDSDSVGIIGSSAGGHLVAHLSTHWHEWGTEFRPAWAALCYPVIALYGPAAHFGSRAALIGADSSDHLAIQLSPQNRVTSACPPTFLWHTLEDQPVPIENSLLFAEALRRANVPFEIHISEKGRHGLGRDADFDWATRLLQWLEGTGRVPIP, from the coding sequence ATGCCGGTTTTTTCGACCAATCCGCAGCCAGAGTTGTCTGTTTTCCGGCCCAATTCTAAGCGTGATCGCCGATGCGCGGTCATCAGCTTTGCCGGCGGAGGTTACGGAACTCGGGCCGAACATGAAGGAGAGGGTTACGCGCGGCACTTCGCGGACGAGGGCTTTCATGCTTTTGTTTGCCACTACCGGGTCAACCGTGGAGAGGATGAAGTTCTTCATCCCGGACCTCTTGAAGACGGACTTTGGGCGATTCGATGGGTGCGCGAACAAGGCGAGTCTATAGGGTTTGATAGTGACAGTGTTGGTATTATCGGGTCTTCGGCCGGCGGTCATCTGGTTGCGCACCTCTCAACCCATTGGCACGAGTGGGGAACGGAGTTCCGCCCTGCGTGGGCTGCGCTATGTTATCCTGTGATTGCCCTCTATGGGCCTGCAGCGCACTTTGGTTCAAGAGCTGCACTTATCGGCGCCGATAGCTCCGATCATCTCGCCATTCAATTGTCGCCTCAGAATAGGGTCACCTCAGCGTGCCCTCCCACTTTTCTCTGGCATACCCTGGAGGACCAGCCGGTTCCGATAGAAAACTCTCTCTTGTTTGCCGAGGCACTTCGCCGAGCAAACGTTCCCTTCGAGATTCATATTTCGGAGAAGGGCAGACATGGTCTTGGAAGAGATGCGGACTTTGACTGGGCTACCCGGTTGTTGCAATGGTTGGAAGGCACTGGCAGAGTGCCGATACCTTAA
- the gyrA gene encoding DNA gyrase subunit A has translation MYTEKEKLVPTNITEIMSTAYIDYSMSVIVSRALPDARDGLKPVQRRILYAMLREGLLHNRSFDKCAGVVGEVLKNYHPHGDTSVYDTLVRMAQNWVMRYPLIEPQGNFGSLDGDPPAAYRYTECRLQSVSEELLKGIDEDTVDFVPNYKESTTEPKVLPSALPHLLMNGSTGIAVGMTTNIPPHNLGELIEATCLLIDEPTASIDQIMKVLPGPDFPGGGTINGTKGIESYMKTGRGIVRMRGTAHAEQLKNGKEQIVVTEIPYNVNRANLVLKIAELVSDKVLPGVSDLRDESDENTRIVVELKRGEIPRVTMNKLFRHTALESSFGVILLALDDNRPKQMNIKEMLNCYIEHRRDVILRRTRFQLRKALDRAHILEGYKIALDNLDDFVKIIRASQNRDEARTRLMAKYPLSERQANAILELRLYQLTGLEREKIEAEYIELMKKIAYLEEILSSETRLLEVIKEELRESAEKFIDPRRAQISPEEGEFRMEDVIANEGCIITVSHNGFIKRTGVSSYRSQKRGGKGVIGAGQHDEDFVEHLFTASTHDFILFFTSKGRVFVEKVYEIPEGTRVSKGRSLANVLEISKEERIASMICVKEFDEAFHLVMCTRKGIVKKTNLKEYRNHRKGGLIGINIDEDDELVNVKLTNGENELVIVTHVGMSIRFKETDLRDQGRATRGVKGVTLKKDNDRVEAMEVVDPQASLLVCGVNGQGKRTNYDEYRVQSRGGSGIIAIKTDGVAGALSVHENDEIMMFTKNGQAVRSPVKDIRIIGRTTQGVRCINLAEGDQLVGISRIVEVDVDEA, from the coding sequence ATGTATACTGAAAAGGAAAAGTTAGTACCGACCAATATTACCGAGATTATGTCGACGGCCTACATCGACTACTCGATGTCGGTCATTGTATCCCGCGCACTCCCGGATGCCCGCGATGGGCTTAAGCCGGTCCAGCGCCGAATTCTCTACGCAATGCTTCGGGAAGGTCTGCTACACAACCGCAGCTTTGACAAGTGTGCCGGTGTAGTCGGGGAGGTTCTCAAGAACTACCATCCTCATGGGGATACGTCTGTTTATGACACCCTTGTTCGGATGGCTCAGAACTGGGTGATGCGCTACCCGTTGATCGAACCGCAGGGTAACTTTGGATCGCTCGATGGTGATCCTCCTGCTGCCTATCGGTATACGGAATGCCGTCTTCAAAGTGTTTCCGAGGAGCTTTTGAAGGGAATCGATGAAGACACGGTCGATTTTGTTCCCAATTACAAAGAGAGCACGACTGAGCCCAAAGTTCTTCCTTCTGCCTTGCCTCATCTCTTAATGAACGGGTCGACCGGTATTGCCGTAGGGATGACTACGAACATTCCTCCCCACAATCTGGGCGAGCTGATCGAAGCAACTTGTTTGTTGATTGATGAACCTACGGCCTCAATTGACCAAATTATGAAGGTTCTCCCGGGTCCTGACTTTCCCGGTGGAGGTACGATCAACGGCACCAAGGGAATCGAAAGTTACATGAAGACGGGCCGGGGCATCGTAAGGATGCGTGGAACTGCTCATGCCGAACAGTTGAAAAATGGCAAGGAGCAGATCGTTGTTACTGAAATCCCCTACAACGTAAACAGGGCGAACCTGGTCCTAAAAATTGCAGAATTAGTCTCAGATAAAGTTCTTCCTGGAGTCAGCGATTTACGGGACGAGTCTGATGAGAACACTCGGATTGTAGTGGAGCTGAAGCGTGGGGAAATTCCGCGTGTCACGATGAACAAGTTGTTTCGGCACACGGCACTAGAGTCCAGCTTCGGGGTTATCCTTTTGGCATTGGACGATAATCGACCAAAGCAAATGAACATCAAGGAGATGCTCAACTGTTACATTGAGCATCGTCGGGACGTGATTTTGCGGAGAACCCGTTTCCAGCTTAGGAAGGCGCTGGATAGGGCCCATATACTGGAAGGCTATAAAATTGCCCTCGATAACTTGGATGATTTTGTGAAAATCATCCGCGCCTCTCAAAACCGTGACGAGGCCCGCACCCGCTTAATGGCGAAATATCCGTTAAGCGAGCGTCAGGCGAATGCGATTCTAGAGTTGAGATTGTATCAGCTCACGGGGCTTGAGCGGGAGAAAATCGAGGCCGAGTACATCGAGTTGATGAAGAAAATCGCCTACCTTGAAGAGATTCTCTCCAGCGAAACAAGGTTGTTGGAGGTGATTAAGGAAGAGCTTCGCGAATCTGCTGAGAAATTCATCGATCCACGCAGGGCGCAGATTTCTCCGGAAGAGGGTGAATTCCGGATGGAAGATGTGATTGCAAATGAGGGGTGCATAATAACGGTATCCCACAACGGATTTATCAAGCGGACTGGAGTCAGCTCCTACCGCTCTCAAAAGCGGGGAGGAAAGGGAGTAATCGGCGCAGGTCAGCACGACGAAGATTTTGTTGAACACCTCTTCACGGCGAGTACCCATGACTTCATTCTTTTCTTCACGAGCAAAGGAAGAGTCTTTGTGGAAAAGGTTTATGAGATCCCAGAAGGCACTCGGGTGTCGAAGGGAAGGTCATTGGCGAACGTGTTGGAAATTTCTAAGGAAGAACGCATTGCCTCAATGATCTGTGTTAAGGAGTTCGATGAAGCTTTCCATCTCGTTATGTGTACTCGCAAGGGAATCGTGAAAAAGACGAATCTCAAAGAGTACCGAAACCACAGGAAGGGGGGTCTGATCGGCATCAATATTGATGAAGATGATGAGTTGGTGAACGTAAAGCTTACTAACGGTGAAAATGAACTCGTGATCGTCACTCATGTCGGAATGTCGATCCGATTCAAGGAAACCGATCTGCGCGATCAAGGAAGAGCTACCCGCGGAGTCAAAGGAGTCACATTGAAAAAGGATAATGACAGGGTGGAGGCCATGGAGGTGGTGGATCCACAGGCCTCACTCCTGGTTTGTGGTGTCAATGGACAGGGCAAGCGGACGAATTACGACGAGTATCGGGTGCAGTCGCGCGGGGGCAGCGGGATCATAGCCATCAAGACTGACGGTGTTGCAGGAGCCCTCAGCGTTCATGAAAACGATGAGATTATGATGTTTACTAAGAACGGACAAGCGGTTCGCTCACCGGTAAAGGATATTCGGATCATAGGGCGCACCACTCAGGGCGTGCGCTGTATCAATCTTGCAGAGGGAGATCAATTGGTTGGCATCAGCCGAATTGTCGAAGTTGACGTTGACGAGGCCTGA
- the gyrB gene encoding DNA topoisomerase (ATP-hydrolyzing) subunit B, which translates to MAESKSSKAENETYDASKIQKLEGLEGVRKRPDMYIGDTNERGLHHCVFEIVDNSIDEALAGYCDRISVSVHLDGSCSIEDDGRGIPVDMHEKHEMPALELVLTNLHAGGKFGKGAYQVSGGLHGVGAKCVNAVSEWFKAEVRRDGKVHAMSFERGKTTQKLQTIGETKRTGTKITFKPDPEIFSILDFKYDILAKRIRELAFLNPGIEIVLRDEAAKKEEVFKFENGIAEYVTFLNRSKTLIHPDPIVFHGTAPSASGDAEVVVDVALQYNDGFNDQIYAYANSIHNIEGGTHLSGFRTALTRVINNYSKANNLVKEKDPSITGDDVREGLTAVVSVKVPEPRFEGQTKTKLSNSEVDGIVQKIVGEELKYYFETTPAIAKKVVDKGLNAARAREAARKARDTVRKSALVSGGLPGKLADCSEKDPAVCELYIVEGDSAGGSAKQGRDRRYQAILPIRGKLINVEKARLDKVLNNNEIRTLITAAGTGIGDHEGDGAFDAAKSRYHKIIIMTDADVDGSHIRTLLLTFIFRQMRGLIENGFVYIAQPPLYKIKRRSKERYIDNDQEMSRILLELGSEGVTLVRLRDNHEFGSAQIDRIVEKLARLELLGGGVIRYGCDFNRFLDQHDSETRELPHYLARVRTGNEEEFHFLKDEEARSRFYVQMDLTEDLYESSVTREIELEGGKVVQRISVHEIFEATEMTKLLRELAKIGLDVNRFTPTEEARYHLIENKGSETKENTIELRSVFEIIENIRVLGRKGLTIQRYKGLGEMNPKQLYETTMDPEKRRLLKVDIEDAAAADQMFSMLMGEDVASRRAFIEDNALNVSHLDV; encoded by the coding sequence ATGGCCGAATCAAAATCTTCTAAAGCTGAAAACGAAACTTACGACGCGTCTAAGATTCAAAAATTGGAGGGGCTTGAGGGGGTCCGAAAAAGGCCAGATATGTATATCGGAGACACCAACGAAAGGGGTCTCCACCACTGTGTTTTTGAGATCGTTGACAACTCCATTGATGAGGCGCTAGCGGGTTACTGTGACCGCATTTCCGTATCGGTTCACCTAGACGGGTCGTGCTCTATTGAAGATGATGGCCGGGGCATTCCAGTGGATATGCATGAGAAGCACGAGATGCCTGCTCTGGAGTTGGTCCTGACGAATCTACATGCCGGAGGAAAGTTCGGCAAGGGGGCGTACCAGGTCTCGGGTGGACTTCATGGTGTTGGGGCCAAGTGTGTAAATGCGGTTTCAGAGTGGTTCAAGGCAGAGGTGCGTCGTGACGGCAAAGTTCATGCAATGAGTTTTGAGCGCGGGAAGACCACCCAAAAGCTTCAAACAATCGGAGAGACAAAGCGGACGGGAACGAAAATTACCTTCAAGCCCGACCCCGAAATCTTTTCTATCCTGGATTTCAAGTACGACATTCTGGCTAAACGGATTCGGGAGCTGGCCTTTTTGAATCCCGGAATTGAAATCGTCTTGCGCGATGAGGCGGCGAAGAAGGAAGAGGTTTTTAAGTTTGAGAACGGAATCGCGGAATACGTCACGTTTCTCAACCGTAGCAAAACCCTGATCCACCCCGATCCAATTGTCTTTCACGGGACAGCTCCCTCTGCGAGCGGTGATGCTGAGGTAGTTGTCGACGTGGCGCTCCAATACAATGACGGCTTCAACGACCAGATTTATGCTTACGCCAATTCGATTCACAACATCGAAGGGGGAACCCACTTGTCCGGGTTTCGCACGGCCCTGACTCGGGTAATCAACAACTACTCAAAGGCGAACAACCTCGTTAAGGAAAAGGACCCTTCGATAACCGGCGACGACGTACGCGAAGGGTTGACTGCGGTAGTTTCTGTAAAGGTTCCGGAACCGCGATTTGAGGGACAAACGAAGACTAAACTGTCCAACAGCGAGGTCGATGGTATCGTTCAAAAGATTGTTGGAGAGGAGTTGAAGTATTACTTCGAGACTACCCCAGCGATCGCGAAAAAGGTTGTTGATAAGGGGTTGAATGCAGCCCGTGCTCGCGAAGCTGCGAGGAAAGCAAGGGATACGGTCCGCAAAAGTGCGCTCGTCTCTGGTGGGCTCCCAGGGAAGTTGGCTGACTGTTCAGAGAAAGATCCGGCGGTTTGCGAGCTTTATATCGTCGAGGGTGACTCAGCAGGTGGTTCGGCAAAACAGGGCCGGGATCGACGGTATCAGGCGATCCTGCCGATTCGGGGTAAACTGATCAATGTCGAGAAAGCTCGGTTGGATAAGGTGCTCAACAACAATGAGATCCGCACTCTCATAACCGCGGCGGGCACGGGAATTGGAGATCATGAAGGAGACGGAGCTTTTGACGCAGCAAAGTCTCGCTACCACAAAATTATCATCATGACGGATGCGGACGTGGATGGTTCCCACATTCGCACACTCCTTCTTACCTTTATCTTCCGACAAATGCGCGGACTCATCGAAAATGGCTTTGTTTACATCGCTCAGCCGCCACTGTATAAGATCAAGAGGCGTAGTAAGGAGCGATACATCGACAACGACCAGGAGATGAGCCGGATACTTCTCGAACTGGGCAGTGAGGGAGTTACCCTGGTCCGGCTGCGGGACAATCACGAGTTTGGCTCTGCTCAAATTGATCGAATCGTAGAGAAATTGGCGCGGTTGGAATTGCTCGGCGGTGGCGTGATCCGGTACGGCTGCGACTTCAACCGGTTTCTTGACCAACACGATTCGGAGACCCGCGAACTACCTCACTATCTGGCTCGGGTACGGACTGGGAACGAGGAAGAGTTTCACTTTCTCAAGGACGAGGAGGCCCGTTCCCGCTTCTACGTCCAGATGGATCTGACCGAGGACTTGTACGAAAGTTCAGTCACTCGAGAAATTGAGCTTGAAGGAGGGAAAGTAGTTCAGCGGATCTCGGTTCATGAGATTTTCGAGGCCACTGAAATGACCAAGCTCCTCCGCGAGTTGGCAAAAATTGGTCTCGATGTGAACCGGTTTACGCCGACTGAAGAAGCTCGCTACCACCTGATCGAAAACAAAGGCTCCGAAACAAAAGAGAACACAATCGAACTCCGTTCTGTGTTCGAGATCATCGAGAATATTAGGGTTCTGGGCCGAAAAGGTCTTACCATCCAACGATACAAGGGGTTGGGGGAAATGAATCCAAAACAGCTTTACGAAACCACAATGGATCCAGAGAAGCGACGTTTGCTCAAGGTAGACATAGAGGATGCTGCTGCTGCTGACCAGATGTTCTCTATGCTGATGGGGGAAGACGTTGCCTCCCGTCGGGCATTTATCGAGGACAACGCCCTCAACGTTTCACATTTGGACGTTTAA
- a CDS encoding tetratricopeptide repeat protein — protein sequence MGLISPIRRFAAAYLVLTSSLFPAAFSSGETAPDGLRLQEVLSRATGAFQQGKYQEAVEIFDILENEFGREPELEDPAVQRILLPSRGYAEFALQNYPEAIERFERFLEQFPETGTLHAFVLYTLAQAYQLEGIDEKAVERLNEFSIAYPREPETGLSVIQRAEVLLRMGKTDEALEVIDALYVSNASETLQIQARLRALQVLIEKNRIDDAFSVIESTNWNIERMPELAVLAFAALQLGDRLSNEKRYADAIVCYRLVPPYQVLEERQEQQLAQVQRVLDYRRRNVSTPMASAWNDYYAQLALRLENQLEALQQMNDYMPGYLLRYGQAFLQSGRAREALLVFRDLALDESIPEEIRQQGHYRWILSNYSLEKWEDTLATASTYEELYPNSELAPDAVYLVAQAYQEQQKFRSAISVFTRLLEDYPEHTLAPRWLFTRGFNQAMLEQYEESRKDFSEFEQRYGDHRLAIQARMWHGLTHHFEGNYETAIEELTALKDLSEDHYLYPEIQYRIGTAYYGLRDYATARALIESYLADYPQHLRAPEATVLRGDILMGLGELIEASAAFAKVTPEAEGLFPYAVFQRGKIFKALERYDLMIDHFSEYLERDDLELHPRMSEALYWLGWAQLQSGNPGEALIPFDRAINEFGNDPSATEILPLLASLEAIRLEYLKSGDDSSVEHSVLLASSFDDWLNDQIDLALEEKNLTWFSRLKHFQANRAKSRGEQTVADTIFQEIDERVPMEQLDPLVIGEIGIIYSDKGYNYAIDYYDYILEEHPGHPARAEAWFGKAQILAKQDQLEEAEDLLRKFDSQMPLHHLGVRVKILRGDILTSLGLYDDAEKIFEDVLKLKHARGVPHAEALSGLAKLNEDRGDLERAVPYWQRIYTLYRGYPEFVAEAYFRSAEIFQQLGRPEAAYRSLEEMLADERLLRSPFALRATDLRKNLLEEYGPFSEAPGSEETLRQIEGGST from the coding sequence ATGGGATTGATTTCTCCAATCCGGCGATTCGCCGCCGCTTACCTGGTCCTCACCAGTTCTCTGTTTCCAGCCGCTTTTTCCTCCGGTGAAACGGCTCCCGACGGGCTTCGCTTACAAGAGGTATTGTCCCGTGCAACAGGGGCTTTTCAGCAGGGAAAGTACCAAGAGGCGGTGGAAATCTTCGACATCCTCGAAAACGAGTTTGGGCGTGAGCCCGAGTTGGAAGATCCCGCCGTTCAGCGGATTCTACTCCCTTCACGTGGCTACGCGGAGTTTGCGCTACAAAACTACCCAGAAGCAATCGAACGATTTGAGCGATTTCTCGAACAATTTCCGGAAACCGGGACACTCCATGCGTTTGTGCTCTACACCTTAGCGCAAGCGTACCAATTGGAGGGCATCGATGAGAAGGCCGTCGAGCGCCTAAACGAATTCTCTATCGCTTATCCTCGCGAACCCGAGACGGGACTCTCAGTCATCCAACGAGCCGAAGTTCTTCTTAGAATGGGAAAGACCGACGAGGCTCTCGAGGTGATTGATGCGCTCTACGTCTCCAATGCGTCCGAGACGTTGCAGATTCAAGCTCGGTTGAGAGCGTTGCAAGTTCTCATCGAGAAGAATCGTATCGATGATGCCTTCAGTGTGATAGAGTCCACAAACTGGAACATTGAACGAATGCCGGAACTGGCAGTATTAGCGTTTGCCGCTTTGCAACTGGGAGACCGACTTTCCAACGAAAAAAGATACGCTGACGCCATTGTTTGTTATCGATTAGTCCCTCCCTACCAAGTCCTTGAGGAGCGACAGGAACAACAACTGGCTCAGGTGCAACGAGTGCTCGACTATCGACGCCGAAATGTGTCTACACCGATGGCAAGCGCGTGGAATGACTACTATGCTCAGCTCGCGCTGCGTCTTGAGAACCAGCTGGAGGCTCTTCAACAGATGAACGACTACATGCCGGGATACCTTCTTCGATACGGTCAGGCATTTTTACAGTCCGGGAGAGCAAGAGAAGCACTACTGGTTTTCCGTGATTTGGCTCTCGACGAATCTATACCCGAAGAAATTCGACAGCAGGGCCACTACCGATGGATCCTCTCAAACTATTCTTTGGAGAAATGGGAAGATACGCTGGCAACCGCTTCTACCTACGAAGAACTCTACCCCAACAGCGAACTCGCACCCGACGCAGTCTACCTAGTCGCACAAGCTTATCAGGAGCAGCAAAAATTTCGCTCAGCAATCTCGGTATTCACCAGACTTTTAGAGGACTACCCAGAGCATACCCTTGCACCACGCTGGCTCTTTACCCGGGGATTTAACCAAGCAATGCTGGAACAATATGAGGAAAGTCGGAAGGATTTCTCTGAGTTCGAGCAACGCTACGGTGATCACCGTTTGGCGATCCAAGCACGAATGTGGCATGGTCTTACTCACCACTTCGAAGGAAATTACGAAACTGCTATTGAAGAGCTTACCGCTCTGAAAGATCTCTCCGAAGACCACTACCTTTATCCAGAGATTCAGTATCGGATTGGAACCGCTTACTATGGATTGCGGGACTACGCGACAGCAAGAGCCCTCATCGAGAGTTACCTTGCCGATTACCCTCAGCATCTGCGGGCACCAGAGGCGACCGTATTGCGGGGGGACATCCTCATGGGTTTGGGTGAACTGATCGAGGCCTCCGCGGCGTTCGCTAAAGTCACTCCAGAGGCAGAAGGTCTCTTCCCCTACGCCGTGTTCCAGCGGGGAAAGATTTTTAAGGCGCTTGAGCGCTATGACCTTATGATTGACCACTTTTCGGAATACCTTGAGCGGGATGATCTAGAGCTTCATCCGAGGATGAGTGAGGCCCTTTACTGGCTAGGATGGGCTCAACTGCAGTCGGGTAATCCCGGAGAGGCACTCATTCCTTTTGATCGCGCGATAAACGAGTTCGGAAATGATCCTAGCGCGACAGAAATCCTTCCTCTGCTTGCCTCGTTGGAGGCGATACGTTTGGAGTATCTAAAAAGTGGAGACGATTCTTCAGTCGAGCATTCTGTTCTTCTGGCAAGCAGTTTTGACGATTGGCTCAATGACCAGATTGACCTAGCTTTAGAGGAGAAAAACCTAACCTGGTTCAGCCGCTTGAAGCACTTCCAGGCCAACCGTGCAAAATCCAGAGGGGAGCAAACTGTAGCTGATACAATTTTCCAGGAGATCGACGAGAGAGTGCCTATGGAACAGTTGGACCCATTGGTCATCGGAGAAATCGGTATTATTTACTCCGACAAAGGTTACAACTACGCTATAGACTACTATGACTATATTCTTGAGGAGCATCCTGGTCACCCAGCTCGCGCTGAGGCATGGTTCGGAAAGGCACAAATTCTCGCCAAACAAGATCAGCTCGAAGAAGCTGAAGACCTCCTTAGAAAATTTGATTCGCAGATGCCGCTCCATCACCTTGGAGTTCGCGTCAAAATCCTCCGCGGGGATATCCTCACCTCACTAGGACTCTATGACGATGCCGAAAAGATCTTTGAAGATGTTCTCAAACTGAAACACGCGCGGGGAGTTCCTCATGCTGAGGCACTTTCCGGCCTTGCTAAACTCAACGAAGACCGTGGAGACCTAGAGCGGGCAGTCCCTTACTGGCAAAGAATTTATACTCTTTATCGCGGGTACCCAGAGTTTGTTGCAGAGGCCTATTTTCGAAGTGCTGAGATTTTCCAACAGCTCGGCCGTCCTGAAGCTGCATACCGTTCACTAGAGGAGATGTTGGCCGATGAAAGGCTCCTGAGAAGTCCGTTTGCATTGAGAGCAACTGACCTCAGAAAGAACCTACTCGAAGAATACGGGCCTTTTTCAGAGGCCCCTGGATCCGAAGAGACTTTGAGGCAGATTGAGGGCGGATCCACATGA